A section of the Erwinia sp. E602 genome encodes:
- a CDS encoding type IV secretion protein Rhs — protein MDYYKNPGEDDVTKPGGLRLLKPGEIVLAVTLFGYSIHYNKVWVHRGSYLPFNLQGNFTAMTPNGEMWFQEGVYEEDFSKTSIKMQHMFLHEMMHVWQHQRGMWVRTRGAFSWAADYSYSLDKENLLDYSLEQQASLVSDYWVLLHGGFYHTKANINYRHYPSSESVENLIEKYRDILGSFPQ, from the coding sequence ATGGATTACTACAAAAACCCCGGTGAGGACGACGTAACAAAACCAGGCGGCCTGCGGTTGTTAAAACCCGGTGAAATTGTGCTGGCTGTTACGCTTTTCGGTTACAGCATTCACTATAATAAAGTGTGGGTACACAGAGGAAGCTATTTACCGTTCAATCTTCAGGGTAATTTCACGGCGATGACGCCTAATGGCGAAATGTGGTTTCAGGAAGGCGTATATGAGGAGGATTTTTCTAAAACTTCAATAAAGATGCAACATATGTTTCTCCATGAAATGATGCATGTATGGCAGCATCAGCGAGGTATGTGGGTCAGAACACGAGGTGCTTTTTCGTGGGCTGCTGATTACAGCTACAGCCTGGACAAAGAAAATCTACTTGATTACAGTCTGGAACAACAGGCCAGCTTAGTAAGTGATTATTGGGTATTACTACACGGTGGTTTTTATCATACTAAAGCAAACATTAACTACAGGCACTACCCCTCATCTGAATCAGTAGAAAATCTGATAGAAAAATACAGGGATATTTTAGGGAGCTTTCCACAATGA